From a single Pseudomonas serboccidentalis genomic region:
- a CDS encoding circularly permuted type 2 ATP-grasp protein, with protein MPDLLDRYPRTAGTYHELLDNSGEVRAHWRRLFDQLQRSSPAQLVQRQALLARQIQENGVTYNVYADPKGADRPWELDLLPHVIAADEWQQLSAGIAQRARLLNAVLADLYGPQRLISEGLLPAELVFGHNNFLWPCQGIAPPEEAFLHLYAVDLARTPDGRWWVTADRTQAPSGAGYALENRTIVSRAFPELYRDLKVQHLAGFFRTLQETLARQAPCDDDAPLVVLLTPGRFNESYFEHLYLARQLGYPLVEGGDLTVRDATVYLKTLSGLRRVHAIMRRLDDDFCDPLELRTDSALGVPGLLEAVRQGRVLVANALGSGVLESPGLLGFLPKINQYLFGEELILPSIATWWCGEAPVLAQALEKLPELLIKPAFPSQSFAPVFGRDLNEQQRQALAERMQARPYAYVAQELAQLSQAPIWQAEDGQLQPRAIGMRMYAVASRDGYRVLPGGLTRVAAEADAEVVSMQRGGASKDTWVLGERPPSGEQWKTQRNVGVHDLVRRDPYLPSRVVENLFWFGRYCERCDDSARLLRIMLARYVDGDDPQALQAAVELGERLMLLPEEGELPERLLAALLGEDWSFSLRSNLQRLQWAASQVRGKLSRENWQALVELQREAMELDTDAPDFGELLDFLNRLVMSLAALSGFALDDMTRDEGWRFLMIGRRIERLQFLSSSLAAFLRGSAAFDQAGLEWLLELGNSSITYRSRYLAVAQLIPVLDLLLLDEQNPHAVLFQLKLVTRTLKRLNDDFGVPREAGLPQLVERLARFDLGCLENSLFGESSVRAALDGLADLLQEIAEASGQVSDRLALRHFAHVDDVSQRTVSV; from the coding sequence ATGCCTGACCTGCTAGACCGCTACCCGCGCACCGCGGGCACTTATCACGAACTGCTGGATAACAGCGGCGAAGTGCGCGCGCACTGGCGGCGGCTGTTCGATCAGCTACAGCGCAGCAGCCCGGCGCAACTGGTGCAGCGTCAGGCGTTGCTGGCCCGGCAGATTCAGGAAAACGGCGTCACCTATAACGTCTATGCCGACCCCAAGGGTGCTGACCGGCCGTGGGAGCTGGACTTGCTGCCGCACGTGATCGCCGCCGATGAGTGGCAGCAGTTGTCAGCCGGGATCGCCCAGCGGGCGCGCCTGCTCAATGCGGTGCTGGCGGATCTGTACGGCCCGCAGCGGTTGATCAGTGAAGGACTGTTGCCGGCGGAACTGGTCTTCGGCCACAACAATTTTCTCTGGCCGTGCCAGGGCATTGCGCCGCCGGAAGAGGCCTTTCTGCATTTGTACGCCGTGGACCTGGCGCGCACGCCGGACGGGCGCTGGTGGGTCACCGCGGATCGCACCCAGGCGCCGTCGGGGGCCGGTTATGCGCTGGAAAACCGCACCATCGTGTCCCGCGCCTTTCCCGAGTTGTACCGCGACTTGAAGGTGCAGCACCTGGCCGGATTTTTCCGCACCCTGCAGGAAACCCTCGCGCGTCAGGCGCCCTGTGATGATGACGCGCCGCTGGTGGTGCTGCTGACGCCCGGGCGTTTCAACGAAAGCTATTTCGAACATCTTTATCTGGCGCGTCAGCTCGGTTATCCACTGGTGGAGGGCGGCGACCTGACGGTGCGCGATGCCACCGTGTACCTGAAAACGCTCAGCGGCCTGCGCCGGGTGCACGCGATCATGCGCCGGCTCGACGATGACTTCTGCGATCCTCTGGAGCTGCGTACCGACTCGGCACTCGGTGTGCCCGGCTTGCTGGAGGCGGTGCGGCAGGGGCGGGTGCTGGTGGCCAACGCCCTGGGCAGCGGCGTGCTGGAGTCTCCGGGATTGCTCGGGTTCCTGCCGAAGATCAATCAATACCTGTTCGGCGAAGAGCTGATCCTGCCGTCCATCGCCACCTGGTGGTGCGGCGAGGCGCCAGTGCTGGCGCAGGCGCTGGAAAAACTGCCGGAGCTGCTGATCAAACCGGCGTTCCCCTCACAAAGTTTTGCCCCGGTCTTCGGTCGGGATCTGAATGAACAACAGCGCCAGGCGCTCGCCGAGCGCATGCAGGCCCGGCCCTATGCTTACGTGGCACAAGAACTGGCGCAGTTGTCCCAGGCGCCGATCTGGCAAGCCGAGGACGGCCAACTGCAACCGCGGGCCATCGGCATGCGCATGTACGCGGTGGCCAGTCGTGACGGCTACCGCGTGCTGCCTGGTGGCCTGACCCGGGTCGCCGCCGAGGCTGATGCCGAAGTGGTGTCGATGCAACGCGGTGGCGCGAGTAAGGACACCTGGGTGCTGGGCGAGCGCCCGCCAAGTGGCGAGCAGTGGAAGACACAGCGCAACGTCGGTGTGCACGACCTGGTACGACGTGACCCCTACCTGCCGTCGCGGGTGGTGGAGAACCTGTTCTGGTTTGGCCGTTACTGCGAGCGCTGCGATGACAGTGCGCGATTGCTGCGGATCATGCTGGCGCGCTATGTCGATGGCGACGATCCGCAAGCGTTGCAGGCGGCGGTCGAGCTGGGCGAGCGCCTGATGTTGCTGCCGGAGGAGGGCGAGCTGCCGGAGCGCCTGCTGGCGGCGCTGCTCGGCGAGGACTGGTCGTTCAGCCTGCGTTCCAACCTGCAGCGCTTGCAGTGGGCGGCCTCGCAGGTGCGCGGCAAGCTCTCCCGGGAAAACTGGCAGGCCTTGGTAGAGTTGCAGCGTGAAGCCATGGAGCTGGACACCGACGCGCCGGACTTTGGCGAACTGCTGGATTTTCTCAACCGTCTGGTGATGTCGCTGGCGGCATTGTCCGGTTTTGCGCTGGACGACATGACCCGCGACGAAGGCTGGCGCTTCCTGATGATTGGCCGGCGCATCGAGCGTCTGCAGTTTCTCAGCAGCAGCCTCGCCGCGTTCCTGCGCGGTAGCGCCGCATTCGATCAGGCGGGGCTGGAGTGGCTGCTGGAGCTGGGCAACAGCAGCATCACTTACCGGTCGCGTTATCTGGCGGTGGCGCAGTTGATCCCAGTACTCGATTTGTTGCTGCTCGACGAACAGAACCCGCATGCGGTGTTGTTCCAACTGAAACTGGTGACCCGCACGCTGAAGCGCCTGAACGATGATTTCGGCGTGCCCCGCGAGGCCGGACTGCCGCAATTGGTCGAGCGTCTGGCACGTTTTGATCTGGGCTGTCTGGAAAACTCGCTGTTCGGCGAGTCCAGCGTGCGTGCGGCACTCGATGGTCTGGCGGATCTGCTGCAAGAGATTGCCGAGGCCAGCGGGCAAGTCTCGGATCGCCTGGCGCTGCGCCACTTTGCCCATGTCGATGATGTCAGCCAGCGTACGGTGTCCGTCTGA
- a CDS encoding TIGR00730 family Rossman fold protein yields the protein MSLKSVCVFCGANAGTDPAYTEAAKALGRALAERQLTLVYGGGAVGLMGLVADAALAAGGEVIGIIPQSLMDKEIGHKSLTRLEVVDGMHARKARMAELSDAFIALPGGLGTLEELFEVWTWGQLGYHGKPLGLLEVNGFYSKLTAFLDHIVGEGFVRAPHRDMLQVSESPQTLLDALDQWKPTVTPKWVDQKPG from the coding sequence ATGTCTCTCAAATCCGTTTGTGTATTTTGCGGCGCCAACGCCGGCACCGATCCGGCTTACACCGAAGCCGCCAAAGCCCTTGGCCGCGCGCTGGCCGAGCGCCAGTTGACCCTGGTCTACGGCGGTGGCGCCGTGGGGTTGATGGGGCTGGTCGCCGATGCCGCACTGGCCGCCGGCGGTGAAGTGATCGGGATCATTCCGCAAAGTCTGATGGACAAGGAAATCGGCCACAAAAGCCTGACCCGCCTCGAAGTGGTCGACGGCATGCACGCCCGCAAGGCGCGCATGGCCGAACTGAGCGATGCGTTCATCGCTTTGCCTGGCGGCCTCGGCACGCTGGAAGAACTGTTCGAAGTCTGGACCTGGGGCCAGCTCGGCTACCACGGCAAGCCGCTGGGCCTGCTGGAAGTGAACGGTTTCTACAGCAAACTCACCGCTTTTCTCGACCATATCGTCGGCGAAGGCTTCGTTCGCGCGCCACACCGTGACATGCTGCAAGTGAGCGAATCGCCACAAACCCTGCTCGACGCCCTCGATCAGTGGAAGCCGACCGTCACGCCCAAGTGGGTCGACCAAAAACCCGGCTAA
- a CDS encoding transglutaminase family protein — protein MSAHYQIFHDTCYHYDSPVSLAQQLAHLWPRECTWQRCTEQQLLISPEPTTRRDELDVFGNPLTRLAFERPHDELQVNARLTVEVLARPLADFNLSPAWEQTRDALTYSSQPLSAELLQACRYRFQSPYVHLKRSFVEFSESCFPPGRPLMLGVQALMQKIFSEFTFDAEATQVATPLVEVLERRRGVCQDFAHLMLACVRSRGLAARYISGYLLTQPPPGQPRLIGADASHAWVSVFCPVLGWVDFDPTNNVQPALEHITLAWGRDFSDVSPLRGVILGGGSHDPEVRVTVMPLE, from the coding sequence ATGAGCGCGCATTACCAGATCTTCCACGATACCTGTTATCACTACGACAGCCCGGTGTCGCTGGCGCAGCAATTGGCGCACCTGTGGCCCCGTGAGTGCACATGGCAGCGCTGCACCGAGCAGCAATTGCTGATCAGTCCGGAGCCGACCACCCGGCGTGATGAACTCGATGTCTTCGGCAATCCGCTGACCCGTCTGGCTTTCGAGCGACCGCACGACGAGTTGCAGGTCAACGCACGGCTCACCGTAGAGGTGCTGGCGCGACCGCTGGCGGACTTCAATCTGTCCCCAGCGTGGGAGCAGACACGCGATGCGCTGACCTACAGCAGCCAGCCGTTGTCCGCCGAGCTGCTGCAGGCTTGTCGATATCGCTTTCAGTCACCCTACGTGCATCTGAAGCGCAGCTTCGTCGAGTTCTCCGAAAGCTGCTTCCCGCCGGGTCGGCCGTTAATGCTCGGCGTGCAGGCCTTGATGCAGAAGATTTTCAGCGAATTCACCTTCGACGCCGAGGCCACTCAAGTGGCAACGCCGCTGGTGGAAGTGCTGGAGCGCCGACGCGGTGTATGTCAGGACTTCGCCCACCTGATGCTCGCCTGCGTGCGCTCGCGAGGGCTGGCGGCGCGTTACATCAGCGGCTATCTACTGACCCAGCCGCCGCCAGGGCAACCACGGCTGATCGGCGCCGACGCGTCGCATGCCTGGGTCTCGGTGTTCTGTCCGGTATTGGGCTGGGTGGATTTCGATCCAACCAACAATGTGCAGCCGGCGCTGGAGCACATCACGCTGGCATGGGGCCGGGACTTTTCCGATGTGTCGCCGTTGCGCGGGGTGATTCTGGGGGGCGGTAGCCATGACCCGGAGGTTCGCGTCACCGTGATGCCACTGGAGTAG
- a CDS encoding YgiQ family radical SAM protein produces the protein MQAAKPLFDYPKYWAECFGPAPFLPMSREEMDQLGWDSCDIIIVTGDAYVDHPSFGMAIIGRLLESQGFRVGIIAQPNWQSKDDFMKLGEPNLFFGVAAGNMDSMINRYTADKKIRSDDAYTPGGMAGKRPDRASLVYSQRCKEAYKHVPIVLGGIEASLRRIAHYDYWQDRVRNSILIDASADILLYGNAERAIVEVAQRLSYGHKIEDITDVRGTAFIRRDTPQGWYEVDSTRIDRPGKIDKIINPYVNTQDTQACAIEQEKGPVDDPEEAKVVQILASPRMTRDKTVIRLPSMEKVRNDPVLYAHANRVLHLETNPGNARALVQKHGEIDVWFNPPPIPMTTEEMDYVFGMPYARVPHPAYGKEKIPAYDMIRFSVNIMRGCFGGCTFCSITEHEGRIIQNRSEESIIREIEEIRDKVPGFTGVISDLGGPTANMYRIACKSPEIESACRKPSCVFPGICPNLNTDHSSLIQLYRSARALPGVKKILIASGLRYDLAVESPEYVKELVTHHVGGYLKIAPEHTEEGPLNQMMKPGIGTYDRFKRMFEKYTKEAGKEQYLIPYFIAAHPGTTDEDMMNLALWLKGNGFRADQVQAFYPSPMATATAMYHSGKNPLRKVTYKSDGVTIVKSEEQRRLHKAFLRYHDPKGWPMLREALIRMGRADLIGPGKNQLIPLHQPATDSYQSARRKNSTPAGSHKVAKEGKEKTTKILTQHNGLPPRASDGGNPWDKREQAKAAAFARNQQAAKERKEAAKGKGPKPARKPVVPR, from the coding sequence ATGCAAGCAGCCAAGCCGTTATTTGACTATCCAAAGTACTGGGCCGAATGTTTCGGGCCAGCGCCATTCCTGCCGATGAGCAGGGAGGAGATGGATCAGCTCGGCTGGGATTCCTGCGACATCATCATCGTCACCGGTGATGCCTACGTCGATCACCCGTCGTTCGGCATGGCGATCATCGGCCGGCTGCTGGAGTCCCAGGGCTTTCGCGTCGGGATCATTGCCCAGCCGAACTGGCAGTCCAAAGACGACTTCATGAAGCTCGGCGAGCCGAACCTGTTCTTCGGCGTCGCGGCCGGCAACATGGACTCGATGATCAACCGCTACACCGCGGACAAGAAAATCCGTTCCGACGACGCCTACACCCCGGGTGGCATGGCCGGCAAACGTCCGGATCGCGCGAGCCTGGTCTACAGCCAGCGCTGCAAGGAAGCCTACAAGCACGTGCCGATCGTACTCGGCGGCATCGAAGCCTCGCTGCGTCGCATCGCTCACTACGACTACTGGCAGGATCGCGTGCGCAACTCGATCCTGATCGACGCCAGCGCTGACATTCTGCTGTACGGCAACGCCGAGCGCGCCATTGTCGAAGTGGCCCAGCGTCTGTCTTACGGTCACAAGATCGAAGACATCACCGACGTGCGCGGCACCGCGTTCATCCGCCGTGACACGCCGCAAGGCTGGTACGAAGTCGACTCCACGCGTATCGATCGTCCGGGCAAGATCGACAAGATCATCAACCCGTACGTGAACACCCAGGACACCCAGGCCTGCGCCATCGAGCAAGAAAAGGGCCCGGTGGATGATCCCGAGGAAGCCAAGGTCGTACAGATCCTGGCCAGCCCGCGCATGACCCGCGACAAGACCGTGATCCGCCTGCCGTCGATGGAAAAGGTGCGTAACGACCCGGTCTTGTACGCCCACGCCAACCGCGTGCTGCACCTGGAAACCAACCCGGGCAACGCCCGTGCGCTGGTGCAGAAGCATGGCGAGATCGACGTCTGGTTCAACCCGCCGCCGATTCCGATGACCACTGAAGAAATGGACTACGTGTTCGGCATGCCTTACGCACGGGTTCCGCACCCGGCGTACGGCAAGGAGAAGATCCCGGCCTACGACATGATCCGTTTCTCGGTGAACATCATGCGTGGCTGCTTCGGCGGCTGCACCTTCTGCTCGATCACCGAGCACGAAGGCCGGATCATCCAGAACCGTTCCGAAGAGTCGATCATTCGCGAAATCGAAGAGATCCGCGACAAGGTTCCAGGCTTCACCGGCGTCATTTCCGACCTCGGCGGCCCGACCGCGAACATGTACCGCATCGCCTGCAAGAGCCCGGAAATCGAATCCGCGTGCCGCAAGCCGTCCTGCGTGTTCCCGGGCATCTGCCCGAACCTGAACACCGACCATTCGTCGCTGATTCAGCTGTATCGCAGCGCCCGTGCCTTGCCGGGTGTGAAGAAGATCCTGATCGCCTCCGGCCTGCGTTATGACCTTGCGGTCGAGTCGCCGGAGTACGTCAAAGAGCTGGTGACCCACCACGTCGGCGGGTACCTGAAGATCGCCCCGGAACACACCGAGGAAGGTCCGCTCAACCAGATGATGAAACCGGGTATCGGTACTTACGACCGCTTCAAGCGCATGTTCGAGAAGTACACCAAGGAAGCCGGCAAAGAGCAGTATCTGATTCCGTACTTCATCGCCGCGCACCCGGGCACCACCGATGAAGACATGATGAACCTGGCGCTGTGGCTCAAAGGCAACGGGTTCCGTGCCGACCAGGTGCAGGCGTTCTACCCGTCGCCGATGGCCACCGCCACCGCGATGTACCACTCGGGCAAGAACCCGCTGCGCAAGGTCACCTACAAGAGCGACGGTGTGACCATCGTCAAGAGCGAGGAGCAGCGTCGTCTGCACAAGGCGTTCCTGCGTTATCACGACCCGAAAGGCTGGCCGATGCTGCGTGAAGCGCTGATCCGCATGGGCCGCGCCGACCTGATCGGGCCGGGCAAGAACCAGTTGATCCCGCTGCACCAGCCGGCCACCGACAGCTACCAGAGCGCCCGTCGCAAGAATTCGACGCCAGCCGGCAGCCACAAGGTCGCGAAAGAGGGCAAAGAGAAGACCACCAAGATTCTCACCCAGCACAACGGCTTGCCACCGCGTGCCAGTGACGGTGGCAACCCATGGGACAAGCGTGAACAGGCCAAGGCGGCGGCATTTGCCCGCAACCAGCAGGCGGCCAAGGAGCGCAAGGAAGCCGCGAAAGGCAAAGGGCCGAAGCCGGCTCGCAAGCCAGTGGTACCGCGCTAA
- a CDS encoding DUF2126 domain-containing protein, producing MSIHVALHHVTHYRYDRAVELGPQIVRLRPAAHSRTRILSYALKVSPEQHFINWQQDPQGNYLARLVFPEKTDELRIEVDLVAEMAVFNPFDFFLEPYAEKIPFAYAADERKELAPYLETLPLTPAFKAYLDSIDRTPLPAVDFLVMLNQRLSEDIRYLIRMEPGVQTPEHTLEHACGSCRDSAWLLVQLLRNLGLAARFVSGYLIQLTADVKSLDGPSGTEVDFTDLHAWCEVYLPGAGWIGLDATSGLFAGEGHIPLACSPDPSSAAPISGLVEPCECQFSHEMSVERIWEAPRVTKPYTDEQWLAIQALGRQIDADLLEGDVRLTMGGEPTFVSIDDPDGAEWNTAALGPDKRRLSAELFQRMRKHYAPKGLVHFGQGKWYPGEQLPRWSLNCYWRRDGVPIWHNNALIADEQQDYGADGTLAGRFLASVAERLKLPARFVFPAYEDNFYYLWREGALPSNVSAEDSRLEEPLERARLRKVFSQGLDKVIGQVLPLARTAKGDQWQSGRWYLRDEHCRLVPGDSPLGYRLPLGSQPWVKAAEYPFIHPNDPNQDFPPLPDATQLNSHGEPVSADERSPKIDESADWLTRTAFCAEAREGRLYLFMPPLERVEDYLELVAAIEATAEELHCPVLLEGYEPPSDPRLSNFRITPDPGVIEVNVQPSATWDELVERTEFLYEEARQTRLTTEKFMIDGRHTGTGGGNHFVLGGATPADSPFLRRPDLLRSLISYWHNHPSLSYLFSGLFIGPTSQAPRVDEARNDALYELEIAFAQMPEVGEECPPWLVDRLLRNLLIDVTGNTHRAEFCIDKLYSPDGATGRLGLLELRAFEMPPHARMSLAQQLLLRALVARFWREPYAPPKLARWGTELHDRFMLPHFIEQDFADVIVELNNAGYPLRAEWFAAHLEFRFPKVGDYAVNGIELELRQALEPWHVLGEEGTAGGTVRYVDSSLERLQIKLSGLPPQRYLLTCNGIPVPLQPTGRIGEFVAGVRFRAWQPANCLQPTIPVHAPLVFDLLDTWMQRSLGGCQYHVAHPGGRNYETLPVNANEAESRRMARFFRIGHTPGKLPIPNLTISDELPMTLDLRRF from the coding sequence GTGTCGATTCATGTCGCATTGCATCACGTCACGCATTACCGCTACGACCGCGCTGTCGAACTCGGCCCGCAGATCGTTCGCCTGCGCCCGGCTGCCCACAGCCGCACGCGGATACTGTCGTATGCGCTGAAAGTCTCGCCCGAGCAGCATTTCATCAACTGGCAGCAGGATCCCCAGGGCAACTACCTTGCGCGTCTGGTATTTCCCGAGAAAACCGATGAGTTGCGCATCGAAGTCGATCTGGTGGCCGAGATGGCCGTGTTCAATCCGTTCGACTTCTTCCTCGAGCCCTACGCCGAGAAAATCCCCTTCGCCTACGCCGCCGATGAGCGCAAGGAGCTGGCGCCGTACCTCGAAACCTTGCCGCTGACCCCGGCCTTCAAAGCCTATCTGGACAGCATCGATCGCACCCCGCTGCCCGCGGTGGATTTCCTGGTGATGCTCAATCAGCGTCTCAGCGAAGACATCCGCTACCTGATCCGCATGGAGCCGGGCGTGCAAACCCCGGAACACACCCTCGAACACGCTTGCGGCTCCTGCCGCGACTCGGCGTGGCTGCTGGTGCAGTTGTTGCGCAACCTCGGGCTGGCCGCGCGGTTTGTCTCCGGCTACCTGATTCAACTTACCGCCGACGTGAAAAGCCTCGACGGCCCGTCCGGCACCGAAGTCGATTTCACCGACCTGCACGCCTGGTGCGAGGTGTACTTGCCCGGTGCTGGCTGGATCGGCCTCGACGCCACTTCCGGATTGTTCGCCGGTGAAGGGCATATCCCGTTGGCCTGTAGTCCCGATCCATCCTCGGCGGCGCCGATCAGTGGCTTGGTGGAACCGTGCGAATGCCAGTTCAGCCACGAGATGTCGGTGGAGCGGATCTGGGAAGCACCACGGGTCACCAAGCCCTACACGGACGAGCAGTGGCTGGCGATTCAGGCGCTGGGCCGGCAGATCGACGCCGATCTGCTGGAAGGCGATGTGCGACTGACCATGGGCGGCGAGCCGACCTTCGTTTCCATCGACGACCCCGACGGTGCTGAATGGAACACCGCTGCACTGGGCCCGGACAAGCGCCGGCTCTCCGCCGAGCTGTTCCAGCGCATGCGCAAACACTACGCGCCCAAAGGCCTGGTGCATTTCGGTCAGGGCAAGTGGTACCCGGGCGAGCAGTTACCGCGCTGGTCGCTGAACTGTTACTGGCGTCGTGACGGCGTGCCAATCTGGCACAACAACGCGCTGATTGCCGACGAACAGCAGGACTACGGCGCTGACGGTACGCTGGCCGGGCGCTTTCTGGCGAGTGTCGCCGAGCGTCTGAAATTGCCCGCGCGCTTCGTGTTTCCGGCCTACGAAGACAATTTCTATTACCTCTGGCGTGAGGGCGCGCTGCCGAGCAACGTCAGTGCCGAAGACTCACGACTGGAGGAGCCGCTGGAGCGCGCGCGTCTGCGCAAAGTCTTCAGTCAGGGCCTCGATAAGGTCATCGGCCAGGTGCTGCCGCTGGCGCGCACTGCCAAGGGTGATCAATGGCAGAGCGGGCGCTGGTATCTGCGCGATGAGCATTGCCGCTTGGTGCCGGGGGATTCGCCGCTGGGCTATCGCCTGCCGCTCGGTTCGCAGCCGTGGGTGAAGGCCGCCGAGTATCCGTTCATTCATCCCAACGATCCGAATCAGGACTTCCCACCGCTACCGGACGCGACGCAGCTCAATAGCCATGGCGAGCCTGTATCTGCCGACGAACGCTCGCCGAAAATCGACGAGTCCGCCGACTGGCTGACCCGCACCGCGTTTTGCGCCGAGGCGCGCGAGGGGCGGCTGTATCTGTTCATGCCGCCGCTGGAGCGGGTCGAGGATTATCTGGAACTGGTGGCGGCCATCGAAGCCACCGCCGAAGAGCTGCATTGCCCGGTGCTGCTGGAAGGTTATGAGCCGCCGAGTGATCCGCGCCTGAGTAACTTCCGCATTACCCCGGATCCGGGCGTGATCGAGGTCAACGTGCAGCCGTCCGCGACGTGGGACGAACTGGTCGAGCGCACCGAGTTTCTCTATGAAGAGGCACGGCAAACCCGCCTGACCACCGAAAAGTTCATGATCGACGGGCGCCACACCGGCACCGGTGGTGGCAACCATTTTGTCCTCGGTGGTGCGACCCCGGCGGATTCGCCATTCCTGCGCCGCCCGGATCTGCTGCGCAGCCTGATCAGCTATTGGCACAACCACCCGTCGTTGTCTTACTTGTTTTCCGGTTTGTTCATCGGCCCGACCTCGCAGGCGCCACGGGTCGACGAGGCGCGCAACGACGCCTTGTACGAGCTGGAAATCGCTTTCGCGCAAATGCCGGAAGTGGGCGAAGAATGCCCGCCGTGGTTGGTGGATCGACTGCTGCGCAATCTGCTGATCGACGTCACTGGCAACACGCATCGCGCCGAATTCTGCATCGACAAACTGTATTCGCCGGACGGTGCCACCGGGCGCCTCGGTCTGCTGGAGCTACGCGCCTTTGAAATGCCGCCGCATGCGCGCATGAGTCTGGCCCAGCAATTGTTGCTGCGGGCACTGGTTGCACGGTTCTGGCGCGAGCCGTATGCGCCGCCGAAACTGGCACGCTGGGGCACCGAGCTGCACGACCGCTTCATGCTGCCGCACTTCATCGAGCAGGATTTCGCCGACGTCATCGTCGAACTCAACAACGCCGGTTATCCGTTGCGTGCCGAGTGGTTCGCCGCGCACCTGGAGTTCCGTTTCCCCAAGGTCGGCGATTACGCGGTCAATGGCATCGAACTGGAATTGCGCCAGGCGCTGGAGCCTTGGCATGTGTTGGGTGAGGAGGGCACGGCGGGCGGCACGGTGCGTTATGTCGATTCGTCGCTGGAGCGTTTGCAGATCAAACTCAGTGGGCTGCCGCCGCAGCGTTACCTGCTGACCTGCAACGGCATCCCGGTGCCGCTGCAACCGACCGGACGCATCGGCGAGTTCGTTGCCGGCGTGCGCTTTCGGGCCTGGCAACCGGCCAACTGCCTGCAACCGACCATCCCGGTGCACGCGCCGCTGGTGTTCGACCTGCTCGACACCTGGATGCAGCGCTCGCTGGGTGGTTGTCAGTACCACGTGGCGCACCCGGGCGGGCGCAACTACGAGACATTACCGGTCAATGCCAACGAAGCGGAGAGTCGGCGCATGGCGCGGTTTTTCCGCATCGGACATACGCCGGGGAAACTTCCGATACCGAACCTGACAATCTCCGACGAGCTGCCGATGACTCTCGATTTGCGACGTTTCTAG
- the azu gene encoding azurin produces MFSKVVAVSLLALASSQLMAAECKTTVDSTDQMSFNTKEIVIDKSCKTFTVELTHSGSLPKNVMGHNLVVSKTADMQPIATDGLAAGIDKNYLKDGDERIIAHTKIIGAGEKDTLTIDVSKLAAGTDYGFFCSFPGHISMMKGTIAVK; encoded by the coding sequence ATGTTTTCCAAAGTTGTTGCGGTATCCCTGCTGGCGCTGGCCAGCAGCCAATTGATGGCTGCCGAGTGCAAAACCACCGTTGATTCCACCGACCAGATGTCCTTCAACACCAAGGAGATCGTGATCGACAAGAGCTGCAAGACCTTCACCGTCGAACTGACCCACTCCGGCAGCCTGCCGAAGAACGTCATGGGCCATAACCTGGTTGTCAGCAAAACCGCCGACATGCAGCCGATCGCCACTGACGGCCTGGCCGCCGGCATCGACAAGAACTACCTGAAAGACGGCGACGAGCGCATCATCGCTCACACCAAGATCATCGGTGCCGGTGAGAAAGACACGCTGACCATCGACGTATCGAAGCTGGCCGCTGGCACTGACTACGGCTTCTTCTGCTCGTTCCCGGGCCACATCTCGATGATGAAAGGCACCATTGCTGTCAAGTAA
- the nadE gene encoding ammonia-dependent NAD(+) synthetase — protein sequence MQAVQREIAEQLKVQPPFADYKALQAEVARRITFIQDCLVNSGLKTLVLGISGGVDSLTAGLLAQRAMRELRERTGDNDYKFIAVRLPYETQFDEHDAQASVDFIAPDERHTVNIGPAVKSLAGEVAAFEGKHAVSVDFVLGNTKARMRMVAQYTIAGAAHGLVIGTDHAAEAVMGFFTKFGDGACDLAPLSGLVKNQVRAIARSFGAPESLVEKVPTADLEDLSPGKPDEASHGVTYAEIDAFLHGEPVRQEAFDIIVATYNKTHHKRVMPFAP from the coding sequence ATGCAAGCCGTACAGCGTGAGATTGCTGAACAGCTCAAGGTGCAGCCGCCGTTCGCTGACTACAAGGCCCTGCAAGCCGAAGTCGCCCGGCGCATTACCTTCATCCAGGATTGCCTGGTCAATTCCGGCCTCAAGACGCTGGTGCTGGGCATCAGCGGCGGTGTCGACTCGCTGACCGCTGGCCTGTTGGCCCAGCGCGCCATGCGTGAACTGCGTGAGCGCACCGGCGACAACGACTACAAGTTCATCGCCGTGCGTCTGCCGTACGAAACCCAGTTCGATGAACACGACGCCCAAGCGTCGGTGGACTTCATCGCCCCGGACGAGCGCCACACCGTCAACATCGGCCCGGCGGTGAAGTCGCTGGCCGGTGAAGTCGCGGCGTTCGAAGGCAAGCACGCGGTCTCGGTGGACTTCGTGCTCGGCAACACCAAGGCGCGGATGCGCATGGTCGCCCAGTACACCATCGCCGGCGCGGCGCACGGTCTGGTGATCGGCACCGACCACGCGGCGGAAGCGGTGATGGGCTTCTTCACCAAGTTCGGTGACGGCGCCTGCGACCTGGCCCCGCTCAGCGGTCTGGTGAAAAACCAGGTCCGGGCGATTGCCCGCAGCTTCGGCGCGCCGGAGTCGCTGGTGGAGAAAGTGCCGACCGCGGACCTGGAAGACCTGTCGCCGGGCAAACCTGACGAAGCGTCCCACGGCGTGACCTACGCCGAGATCGACGCCTTCCTGCACGGTGAGCCGGTACGCCAGGAAGCGTTCGACATCATCGTCGCAACTTACAACAAGACCCATCACAAGCGCGTCATGCCGTTCGCGCCGTAA